The Acinonyx jubatus isolate Ajub_Pintada_27869175 chromosome D1, VMU_Ajub_asm_v1.0, whole genome shotgun sequence genome includes a window with the following:
- the DBX1 gene encoding homeobox protein DBX1, with amino-acid sequence MMFPGLLAPPAGYPSLLRPTPTLTLPQSLQSAFSGHSSFLVEDLIRISRPPAYLPRSLPTASMSPPRQGAPATLTDTGTSDLGSPGPGSRPDGSPQTAAAPASEPTFLKFGVNAILSSAPRTETSPALLQSVPPKTFAFPYFEGSFQPFIRSSYFPASSSVVPIPGTFSWPLAARGKPRRGMLRRAVFSDVQRKALEKMFQKQKYISKPDRKKLAAKLGLKDSQVKIWFQNRRMKWRNSKERELLSSGGCREQTLPTKLNPHPDLSDVGQKGPGDDEEEDDGPGSPRHRLVYHASPDPRHLRDPRLEGPLPASPAHSSSPGKPSDFSDSEDDEEGEEEEITVS; translated from the exons ATGATGTTCCCTGGCCTCCTCGCGCCCCCCGCCGGGTACCCGAGCCTCTTGCGTCCCACGCCCACCTTAACGCTGCCCCAGTCCCTGCAGTCGGCATTTTCCGGCCACTCGAGCTTTCTGGTGGAGGATCTGATCCGCATCAGCCGGCCTCCGGCTTACCTGCCCCGCAGCTTACCCACGGCCAGCATGTCGCCCCCTAGGCAGGGGGCCCCCGCGACTCTCACAGACACCGGGACCTCGGACCTGGGCTCCCCGGGTCCAGGCAGCCGACCGGACGGTTCACCTCAGACGGCCGCCGCCCCTGCAAGCGAGCCAACGTTTCTGAAGTTTGGGGTTAACGCcatcctctcctctgctcccagaACCG AAACATCCCCTGCCTTACTCCAGAGCGTCCCTCCCAAGACCTTCGCCTTTCCCTACTTTGAAGGCTCCTTCCAGCCTTTCATCAGATCTTCTTATTTCCCAG CGTCCTCGAGCGTCGTGCCCATCCCGGGGACCTTCTCCTGGCCGCTTGCTGCCCGCGGCAAGCCTCGCCGAGGCATGCTGCGACGAGCCGTGTTCTCCGACGTGCAGCGCAAGGCGCTGGAGAAGATGTTCCAGAAGCAGAAGTACATCAGCAAGCCCGACCGCAAGAAGCTGGCGGCCAAGTTGGGCTTGAAAGACTCACAA GTGAAAATCTGGTTCCAGAACCGACGCATGAAGTGGCGGAACTCCAAGGAGCGCGAGCTTCTGTCTAGCGGGGGCTGCCGAGAGCAGACCCTTCCCACGAAACTCAATCCGCACCCGGACCTCAGCGACGTGGGCCAGAAGGGCCCAGGGGATGACGAGGAGGAAGACGACGGCCCGGGCAGCCCCCGCCACCGCCTGGTCTATCACGCGTCCCCCGACCCTCGGCACCTGCGGGACCCGCGGCTGGAAGGGCCGCTGCCTGCCTCACCGGCTCACTCCAGCAGCCCCGGCAAGCCTTCGGACTTCTCCGACTCCGAGGACgatgaggagggagaagaggaggagatcACCGTGTCTTAG